Proteins encoded in a region of the Vibrio ponticus genome:
- a CDS encoding LysR family transcriptional regulator, with protein sequence MDFSSRLLLLLEVIELGSFTNVAAQKNVDRSVISKQITRLEQELGVRLLNRTTRSLSLTTAGNEVLKQAKDLRELLNNTHRLAQNHHSEPRGLLRITSSMMFGRQYVQEAICQFQAEYPQVTCELRLEDKLVDLVQEGFDIGFRIGKPKDSSLVSRKIARSRLLIVAAPKFIQRHGKIDSLEQLQTLPATVYSAPGLFLNKFRYFDSEQQEHYFQLNPAYKVNDVEMVVKSAVAGNTLAVVTAQMIQNEFRDGLLVPIMPELNLDDFGTFYAVYPHRDAPIKTKLFLETLQNMIGKDVPIWEKNIAAFLP encoded by the coding sequence ATGGATTTCTCTAGCCGACTACTGCTATTACTTGAGGTGATTGAGCTCGGCTCCTTTACTAATGTAGCAGCACAGAAGAACGTCGATCGCTCAGTCATTTCAAAACAGATAACTCGTTTAGAGCAGGAGCTCGGTGTTCGCCTACTCAACCGCACCACTCGCTCACTCTCATTAACGACAGCGGGTAACGAAGTACTCAAACAAGCGAAAGATCTGCGCGAGTTACTGAACAACACCCATCGATTGGCGCAAAACCACCACAGCGAACCGAGAGGGCTACTCAGAATCACCAGTTCAATGATGTTTGGACGCCAATATGTGCAAGAGGCAATTTGTCAGTTTCAAGCCGAGTATCCGCAAGTAACCTGCGAGTTGCGCTTGGAAGACAAGCTGGTTGATTTGGTTCAAGAAGGATTTGATATTGGCTTTCGCATCGGCAAACCTAAAGACTCGAGCTTAGTCAGTCGCAAAATTGCCAGAAGTCGGCTGTTAATCGTCGCGGCACCGAAATTTATTCAGCGACATGGCAAGATCGATAGCTTAGAGCAATTACAAACCCTGCCTGCAACGGTCTACTCTGCACCAGGTTTGTTTCTGAATAAGTTTCGTTACTTCGATAGCGAGCAGCAGGAGCACTACTTTCAACTCAACCCTGCCTACAAGGTTAATGATGTTGAGATGGTGGTAAAAAGTGCGGTGGCTGGCAATACCTTAGCCGTGGTAACTGCGCAGATGATTCAAAATGAATTTAGAGATGGTCTGCTGGTGCCAATCATGCCTGAGTTAAACCTTGATGATTTCGGCACTTTTTATGCGGTCTATCCGCACCGTGATGCGCCAATAAAGACCAAGCTGTTTTTAGAGACCTTACAAAATATGATTGGTAAAGATGTCCCAATCTGGGAGAAAAATATCGCTGCATTTTTGCCATAG
- a CDS encoding enoyl-CoA hydratase/isomerase family protein → MNKLTITQENGIATVEINNPPVNVLTIDLINEINAFLLSLQDDRETKAVVFKSMHESFFLAHLDLNVINGTQGGQAASIEFNHMIANIKKMKQLSVAVVDGVARGGGNEFVMACDLAYGTENAAFAQPEIHVNIPTGGQGAVQFARRMGKGKALQALLMGNDFTAQQAEQHNIITQFVPKAELEAFLQTTLAVISSLEVRDIVMYKEIIAASIQDEEAGAELELRYFLERAKEQKTAAIIAAFLKHGGQTEREAKDIQGIFVDTATELSQ, encoded by the coding sequence ATGAATAAGCTAACTATCACTCAAGAAAATGGCATCGCAACAGTTGAGATTAATAATCCACCAGTGAATGTGCTGACTATTGATTTAATCAATGAGATCAATGCATTTCTGCTTTCTCTACAAGACGACAGAGAGACAAAAGCCGTGGTGTTTAAATCGATGCATGAGTCTTTCTTTTTAGCGCACCTTGATTTGAATGTGATTAATGGCACGCAAGGCGGTCAAGCTGCATCGATTGAGTTCAATCATATGATTGCCAATATCAAAAAGATGAAACAGCTTTCGGTTGCGGTTGTTGATGGTGTCGCACGAGGCGGCGGTAATGAATTTGTTATGGCGTGTGATTTGGCTTATGGCACTGAAAATGCGGCGTTTGCTCAACCAGAAATTCACGTCAATATTCCTACTGGCGGTCAAGGTGCGGTGCAATTTGCTCGCCGCATGGGCAAAGGTAAAGCATTGCAGGCGCTTTTGATGGGGAATGATTTTACTGCGCAGCAAGCAGAGCAACACAACATCATTACTCAATTTGTACCAAAAGCTGAGTTGGAGGCATTTCTGCAAACCACACTGGCGGTGATTAGTAGTTTAGAAGTGCGTGACATTGTGATGTACAAAGAGATCATTGCCGCTTCAATTCAAGATGAAGAAGCAGGCGCAGAGTTAGAGTTGCGTTACTTCTTAGAGCGCGCAAAAGAGCAAAAAACCGCTGCGATTATTGCTGCGTTTTTGAAACATGGCGGACAAACGGAGCGCGAGGCGAAAGATATTCAAGGCATCTTTGTTGATACAGCAACTGAACTTAGCCAATAA
- a CDS encoding L-lactate permease — protein MDKRMLNLIISTIPIILLIWMMTKKNALPSHIALPLTALLIGLIQLFYFGADSTHLIANIIAGSLSAITPISIIAGAILLNRTIAITGAETVIRYWLESISRNQVAQLMIIGWAFAFMIEGASGFGTPAAIAAPILVGLGFPALRVAMLALVMNSVPVSFGAVGTPTWFGFAGLGLDEAALLNIGQYSAILHTVAAFVIPVIALSFVVDWQAIRRNLVFIQLSVLSCTVPYVLFAQWNYEFPALVGGAIGLALSVVLARYNIGMEKRVEQSEQPSAQVTVAQVFKAMSPTLLLIAILIVTRIQQLGIKALLTDTTPMFSLNLGSLGEFSLSHALIIKFAHILGTDAAWSYKTLYVPALIPFLLVVFVSIFIFSMSRSQVTQVFAETGSRIKIPFIALVGALIMVKFMMMGGSNSPIMTTGRAFSDLMGTNWQFFASYLGALGAFFSGSATVSNLTFGGIQQTIAHNVGLPEHLVLALQSVGGAMGNMVCINNIIAVSTILGISNQEGYIIKRTVVPMVLYGAIVAVVSLAL, from the coding sequence GTGGACAAAAGAATGCTAAACCTGATTATTTCTACTATTCCGATTATTTTATTAATCTGGATGATGACCAAGAAAAATGCTTTACCGTCGCACATTGCACTACCTCTGACTGCATTACTGATAGGACTGATTCAACTCTTCTACTTTGGTGCGGATAGCACCCATTTAATCGCTAATATTATTGCTGGCTCCCTTTCTGCTATTACCCCAATTTCCATTATTGCTGGCGCTATTTTACTTAACCGCACTATAGCCATTACTGGCGCTGAAACCGTGATTCGTTATTGGCTAGAGAGCATTAGCCGTAACCAAGTGGCGCAGTTGATGATCATCGGCTGGGCGTTCGCTTTTATGATTGAAGGTGCTTCTGGTTTTGGTACACCGGCGGCGATCGCCGCACCGATTCTGGTTGGATTAGGCTTTCCCGCGCTGCGTGTGGCGATGTTGGCATTGGTGATGAACTCAGTACCGGTTTCTTTTGGCGCGGTGGGTACGCCGACTTGGTTTGGCTTTGCTGGTCTAGGTTTGGATGAAGCGGCGCTGCTCAATATCGGTCAGTACTCGGCTATTTTGCATACTGTCGCAGCGTTTGTGATTCCCGTTATTGCGCTGAGTTTTGTGGTGGATTGGCAAGCCATCAGACGCAACCTGGTCTTTATTCAATTAAGTGTGCTCTCTTGCACTGTACCTTACGTTTTGTTTGCCCAGTGGAACTATGAGTTTCCTGCTCTTGTGGGGGGCGCAATTGGTTTGGCTCTCTCGGTTGTGCTTGCTCGTTACAATATTGGTATGGAAAAACGTGTTGAGCAGAGCGAGCAACCTAGTGCTCAAGTTACCGTTGCCCAAGTGTTCAAAGCGATGAGTCCAACACTACTGCTGATCGCCATTTTGATTGTTACCCGTATCCAGCAATTGGGCATCAAAGCTCTGCTTACTGATACGACCCCAATGTTTAGCTTGAATCTCGGTTCGCTGGGGGAATTTAGCCTAAGCCATGCGCTGATCATCAAGTTTGCTCATATTCTTGGTACTGATGCTGCGTGGTCATACAAAACACTTTACGTGCCAGCGCTTATCCCATTTTTGCTGGTGGTGTTTGTTTCGATTTTTATCTTCAGCATGTCGCGCTCGCAAGTCACACAAGTGTTTGCCGAGACGGGTAGCCGAATCAAAATTCCATTTATTGCCTTGGTGGGCGCGCTCATCATGGTCAAGTTTATGATGATGGGCGGCAGCAACTCACCAATCATGACCACAGGTCGCGCATTCTCTGATTTGATGGGCACTAACTGGCAGTTCTTCGCTTCATATCTTGGCGCGCTCGGCGCTTTCTTCTCAGGCTCAGCGACGGTTTCAAACCTTACCTTTGGTGGTATTCAGCAAACCATCGCACATAACGTTGGCTTGCCAGAGCATTTGGTGTTGGCGCTGCAATCGGTTGGCGGCGCGATGGGCAATATGGTGTGCATCAATAACATTATCGCGGTTTCCACCATCTTAGGTATTTCTAACCAAGAAGGTTACATCATTAAGCGTACCGTGGTGCCAATGGTGTTATATGGCGCAATCGTCGCCGTTGTGAGTTTGGCGCTGTAA
- a CDS encoding (Fe-S)-binding protein produces MKINFFVTCICDTVKSEVAKKTVLLLEELGCEILFPKKQGCCGQPSLNSGYIEQSKPAMKNLIEAFEGNDYPIVTPAGSCAAAIKKYPEYLADEPEWAARAQNVADRLYELTQFIVNELGVTNVGARLKGRAVYHPSCSLIRKLGVREEPLALLGAVEGLEMLPIKNQETCCGFGGTFSVKMAEISGEMVKEKVQHISEVEPDFLIGADSSCLLNIGGRISREGKPVKVMHIVDVLLSR; encoded by the coding sequence ATGAAGATTAACTTCTTTGTCACCTGTATTTGCGACACAGTGAAGTCTGAAGTTGCAAAGAAAACCGTGTTACTGCTTGAAGAGCTCGGTTGTGAAATTCTATTCCCTAAAAAGCAGGGTTGCTGTGGTCAGCCTTCACTCAATAGTGGCTACATCGAGCAGAGCAAACCTGCGATGAAAAACTTGATTGAAGCGTTTGAAGGCAATGACTACCCAATCGTGACTCCTGCGGGATCTTGCGCAGCAGCGATCAAGAAATACCCAGAGTATTTAGCCGATGAACCAGAATGGGCAGCGCGAGCACAAAATGTGGCTGACCGTTTGTATGAGCTCACTCAGTTTATCGTTAATGAACTCGGTGTGACTAACGTTGGCGCTCGTCTTAAAGGTCGTGCGGTGTACCATCCATCATGCAGTTTGATCCGTAAACTGGGTGTGCGTGAAGAGCCATTGGCATTGCTAGGCGCGGTTGAAGGCTTAGAAATGTTGCCAATTAAAAACCAAGAAACCTGTTGCGGCTTTGGCGGTACGTTCTCGGTCAAGATGGCAGAAATCTCTGGCGAGATGGTCAAAGAAAAAGTGCAACACATTAGCGAGGTTGAACCGGACTTTTTGATTGGCGCTGATAGCAGTTGTCTACTCAATATTGGTGGTCGCATTTCACGTGAAGGCAAGCCAGTTAAAGTAATGCACATTGTTGATGTGCTGCTAAGCCGATAG
- a CDS encoding LutB/LldF family L-lactate oxidation iron-sulfur protein translates to MSMKTSNESFKQRIDVHMKDDFMLKSVANAQERMFANRQIAADKLGNWEQWREMGMDIRNHVLENLDYYLHQLSEKVLDNGGHVFFAKTAQDATDYIEGILKAKNAKKVVKSKSMVTEEIGLNQMIQRNDCEVIETDLGEYILQVDDCDPPSHIVVPALHKNRTQIKDIFKDKLNYQGSDDPEEMTRFVRNHIRHDFLEADIGITGCNFAVAESGTVALVTNEGNARLATSLPKTHIAVMGMERMVPTFEELDIVISLLCRSAVGLPLTGYVTALTGPRENDQCDGPEEFHLVIVDNGRSDILGSEFRDILRCVRCAACVNTCPAYRHIGGQSYGSIYSGPIGAVLSPLLGGYDDFKELPYACSLCKACHDVCPVKIPLSDLLLKHREKMGEQGITPLSERAVVKGFTIANATPLVWNLGVKVGAVMGGMLIKNGKMPFNVGAIGKWSQTRDLPEPDGESFRSWFESRDKK, encoded by the coding sequence ATGTCGATGAAAACCAGTAACGAAAGTTTTAAGCAGCGTATCGATGTGCATATGAAAGACGACTTTATGCTCAAATCGGTCGCTAATGCTCAAGAGCGTATGTTCGCCAATCGTCAGATTGCCGCAGATAAGCTCGGTAACTGGGAACAGTGGCGTGAAATGGGGATGGATATTCGCAATCATGTACTGGAAAATTTGGATTATTACCTGCACCAGTTGAGTGAAAAAGTGCTCGATAATGGCGGGCATGTTTTCTTTGCCAAAACCGCGCAAGATGCGACCGATTATATTGAAGGCATCCTCAAGGCGAAAAACGCCAAGAAAGTGGTGAAATCGAAATCGATGGTGACCGAAGAGATCGGTCTGAACCAAATGATTCAGCGTAATGACTGTGAAGTGATTGAAACCGACTTGGGCGAATACATTCTGCAAGTTGATGATTGCGATCCACCGTCACACATCGTGGTCCCGGCGCTGCACAAAAACCGTACTCAGATTAAAGACATCTTTAAAGACAAGCTTAACTATCAAGGCAGTGATGATCCGGAAGAGATGACGCGCTTTGTGCGCAATCATATTCGCCATGACTTTTTAGAAGCGGATATTGGTATTACCGGCTGTAACTTTGCCGTTGCTGAGTCAGGTACGGTTGCGCTGGTGACCAACGAAGGTAACGCCCGTCTTGCCACTAGCTTGCCGAAAACCCACATCGCCGTGATGGGTATGGAGCGCATGGTGCCAACTTTTGAAGAGTTGGATATTGTGATTAGCTTGCTGTGCCGCAGTGCAGTGGGACTGCCTTTGACTGGTTATGTGACTGCGTTAACCGGACCGCGTGAGAACGATCAGTGTGATGGTCCAGAAGAGTTCCATCTTGTGATTGTTGATAATGGTCGCTCCGACATCCTCGGTTCAGAGTTTCGCGATATTTTACGCTGCGTGCGCTGCGCAGCCTGTGTGAATACCTGCCCAGCTTATCGTCATATTGGCGGTCAGTCTTATGGCTCAATCTACTCCGGTCCAATTGGTGCGGTGCTATCGCCACTGCTTGGCGGCTATGATGACTTTAAAGAATTGCCATACGCGTGCAGCTTGTGCAAAGCGTGTCACGATGTTTGTCCGGTGAAGATCCCGTTATCCGATTTGTTGCTTAAACACCGTGAAAAAATGGGTGAGCAAGGCATTACACCGCTAAGCGAACGCGCGGTGGTGAAGGGCTTTACCATTGCTAATGCGACGCCATTGGTGTGGAACCTCGGTGTCAAAGTGGGCGCGGTGATGGGCGGCATGCTGATTAAAAATGGCAAAATGCCGTTTAATGTTGGCGCGATTGGTAAGTGGTCACAAACTCGTGACTTGCCAGAGCCTGACGGCGAGTCGTTCCGCAGTTGGTTTGAATCTCGAGACAAGAAATAG
- a CDS encoding LutC/YkgG family protein → MSNTTDKEQRLHNRTSFLANIARQLGRDKPLTEVKRPALRHTCQKEVMASFSQDELKDELVRYTETSLGAHAVVTTKAELEATLKQVCLDYCKDELGEALTGETILSASAELLELVSPQALETDQHSVHVWDAAAGFEANVTIAERAKVGIVLAEQALAESGTMVLYSQVNQGRAVSLLPEASVFVVAKSNLMPRLTQATALLHQKASQGERVPSCVNFISGPSSTADIELIKVVGVHGPVFATYVIIDDM, encoded by the coding sequence ATGTCTAATACCACAGATAAAGAGCAGCGTTTGCACAACCGCACTTCATTTCTGGCTAACATTGCACGCCAGCTTGGGCGTGACAAACCACTGACAGAAGTGAAGCGTCCAGCGCTGCGCCATACTTGCCAAAAAGAGGTTATGGCAAGTTTTAGCCAAGATGAGCTAAAAGATGAATTGGTACGTTACACCGAAACATCACTCGGTGCGCATGCGGTGGTCACCACCAAAGCGGAACTGGAAGCGACGTTAAAACAGGTGTGTCTAGATTATTGCAAAGATGAGCTAGGTGAAGCGCTTACAGGTGAGACTATATTGTCAGCCTCGGCAGAGTTGCTTGAGCTAGTCTCACCGCAAGCGCTAGAAACAGATCAGCATAGCGTGCATGTTTGGGATGCTGCGGCAGGTTTTGAAGCGAATGTAACCATTGCTGAGCGCGCTAAAGTCGGCATTGTGCTTGCAGAGCAGGCATTGGCAGAGTCCGGTACCATGGTGCTTTATAGCCAAGTGAATCAAGGTCGAGCGGTGAGCTTATTACCAGAAGCCTCGGTCTTTGTGGTGGCTAAGAGCAATCTGATGCCACGCTTAACCCAAGCAACCGCGCTATTGCATCAAAAAGCTAGCCAAGGTGAACGCGTGCCATCTTGCGTTAACTTCATCTCGGGTCCAAGTTCCACCGCCGATATCGAGCTAATCAAGGTGGTTGGGGTACACGGTCCAGTATTTGCGACTTATGTGATCATTGATGATATGTGA
- a CDS encoding LysR family transcriptional regulator: MAQIDDLVLFTQVVEHGSFSQVAQANHITKSMVSKRVSKLESDLGTQLLYRTTRKLTLTEAGEVLYYRAKDINATAKAAFDAVTGYNENLSGHIRMSVPTISGELLLAEAISDFCQQNPGLTVDMAMDNNFVDLIADNYDLVIRTGYLEDSSLIARFIFNSHWAVCASPDYLATNGSPELPNDLRKHNCLGYTHESGGTFEWQFKNNSDVYTVKVNGNFSSNNAAALRKSVLAGNGIAYLPMCLIYDDIQQGSLVEVLKPYSAKVVGVYAVYPYTRKPAKRIQVLIEHIRQRYLDMQERF, encoded by the coding sequence ATGGCACAGATAGATGATCTGGTTTTATTTACCCAAGTTGTAGAGCATGGCTCTTTTAGTCAAGTTGCACAGGCGAACCACATCACTAAATCGATGGTGAGCAAGCGAGTCAGCAAACTTGAGAGTGATTTAGGTACTCAGTTGCTTTATCGCACCACCCGTAAGCTGACGCTCACCGAAGCGGGTGAAGTACTCTATTATCGTGCCAAAGACATTAATGCCACAGCGAAAGCGGCATTTGATGCGGTGACGGGTTACAACGAAAACCTTTCGGGTCATATTCGTATGTCGGTGCCGACCATTTCAGGTGAGCTATTGCTCGCTGAAGCTATTTCTGATTTTTGTCAGCAAAATCCAGGTCTAACCGTGGATATGGCGATGGATAATAATTTTGTCGACTTGATAGCAGACAATTACGACCTCGTGATCCGCACTGGTTATCTCGAAGACTCCAGTTTGATTGCGCGCTTTATCTTCAACTCGCATTGGGCGGTGTGTGCTTCGCCAGACTATCTAGCCACGAATGGCTCGCCTGAGTTACCCAATGATCTGCGTAAGCACAATTGCCTAGGTTACACCCACGAAAGTGGCGGCACTTTTGAGTGGCAGTTTAAAAACAACAGCGACGTTTATACCGTTAAAGTCAACGGTAACTTTTCATCCAATAATGCCGCGGCACTGCGTAAGTCGGTACTCGCTGGCAATGGCATCGCTTATTTACCAATGTGTTTGATTTACGATGATATCCAGCAGGGGAGTTTAGTTGAAGTGCTCAAACCGTATAGCGCCAAAGTGGTTGGTGTTTATGCTGTTTATCCATACACCAGAAAGCCAGCCAAACGTATTCAAGTGTTGATCGAACATATACGCCAGCGCTATTTGGATATGCAAGAAAGATTCTAG
- a CDS encoding methyl-accepting chemotaxis protein codes for MFFRKKQEIKKPSFEENLYTAIFKNTAYIEFDKNGNILTASHKFLNCVGYTLDEVQNKHHRMFCEPSYTHSSEYAEFWRALAAGESFEGTFTRICKDGHYVILSATYIPVIDDQGQVERVFKIAADVTQVHKTDAQKQSVIDALNKSMAVIEFSTDGTVLSANDNFLNTLKYRENEIIGKHHRMFCFDDFYRENPDFWDDLRAGRFKSGQFLRKDAFGRNVWIEATYNPIFDEHGNVSRVVKFASDISDRVERNLAISQASEVAYSTSVETSQIALEGSKLLQESVEVSHEISDKVAGAAAKIADLNERSQSISQIVSTIKGIAEQTNLLALNAAIEAARAGEQGRGFAVVADEVRKLASRTAESTAEITHVVDENQVLTADITQFMQEVATISDLGSAKMSEVSTVMEEIYQGAENVSNTVMSLNEQKLA; via the coding sequence ATGTTTTTCAGAAAGAAACAAGAGATTAAAAAACCTTCATTTGAAGAGAATTTATACACCGCAATATTTAAAAATACCGCATACATCGAGTTCGATAAAAACGGCAACATTCTTACCGCGAGCCATAAGTTTCTAAACTGTGTTGGTTACACACTTGATGAAGTGCAAAATAAGCACCACCGTATGTTTTGTGAGCCGAGCTATACGCACAGTTCAGAGTACGCAGAGTTTTGGCGTGCGCTGGCTGCGGGAGAGTCCTTTGAGGGGACTTTTACGCGTATCTGCAAAGATGGTCATTATGTAATTCTATCGGCAACTTATATCCCAGTTATTGATGATCAAGGGCAAGTCGAAAGAGTATTTAAAATCGCCGCGGATGTTACTCAAGTACATAAAACCGACGCGCAGAAGCAAAGCGTGATTGATGCGCTAAATAAGTCGATGGCGGTGATTGAGTTTTCTACCGATGGTACCGTGCTCAGTGCCAACGATAATTTCTTAAATACTCTAAAATATCGCGAGAATGAAATTATTGGTAAACATCATCGCATGTTTTGTTTCGATGATTTCTATCGCGAGAATCCAGATTTCTGGGATGATTTAAGAGCGGGTCGTTTTAAATCTGGACAGTTTTTACGTAAAGACGCATTTGGGCGTAATGTATGGATTGAAGCTACGTACAACCCAATATTTGATGAACACGGTAATGTAAGTCGTGTGGTTAAGTTTGCATCGGATATTTCTGATCGAGTAGAGCGAAATTTAGCAATATCACAAGCATCAGAAGTGGCTTACAGTACTTCGGTTGAGACCTCACAGATAGCATTGGAAGGTTCTAAACTGCTGCAAGAATCTGTTGAAGTGTCGCATGAAATTAGTGACAAAGTGGCTGGTGCTGCGGCTAAAATTGCCGATCTTAATGAGCGTTCGCAGAGTATTTCACAGATTGTTTCAACCATTAAAGGTATTGCTGAGCAAACCAACTTATTAGCGTTAAATGCTGCAATTGAAGCGGCTCGTGCCGGAGAGCAGGGACGTGGATTTGCCGTGGTTGCAGATGAGGTGAGAAAACTGGCTTCTAGAACCGCTGAATCCACCGCAGAGATCACTCATGTAGTGGATGAAAACCAAGTTTTAACCGCAGATATTACTCAGTTTATGCAAGAAGTGGCGACAATTTCTGATTTGGGTAGTGCCAAAATGTCTGAGGTTTCTACCGTAATGGAAGAGATCTACCAAGGGGCTGAGAACGTCTCTAATACCGTGATGAGTTTGAATGAGCAGAAGTTAGCTTAA
- a CDS encoding amidohydrolase, giving the protein MLKPTLLASLVAVAVTGCAQFTPNYNADLIITNGEVLTINQTMQVIEDGVVVVKDDKIIAVGEADIAEQYRAPKTIDANDGIVMPGMINTHNHLPMIAFRGLGEEGIANRLFAYFFPLEGEKLSRELIYNATKLGTIDLAQSGVTTYVDMYYHMDEMAKATKEVGLRAVLGQTVIKFPVVDSKQPYGGIEYAESFIQQYKNDPLITPAYAPHAVYTVSKDKLQEINRLSKQHDVPVLIHVAEFPNEETRIKEAHSANSPVEYLAEIGALDERVVLAHGIHFSEKDIELVKAADAGVAYNPMANAKGATGMAPAWDMYRDDVRIGLGTDGPMSSNQVDLWRTLSYASTMQRLKHDDRTIMIPEQVIEMATIGGAKSLHMEDKIGSLEVGKQADIIIVETQSANMMPNYDPYATLVFQANPSNVDTTIVNGKVVMENRQMQTVTMEEIRPEIDAMEADISDFAKELAKKAIKSKSLMD; this is encoded by the coding sequence ATGCTTAAGCCGACTTTGCTTGCTTCCCTTGTCGCCGTTGCTGTTACAGGCTGTGCGCAGTTCACGCCTAACTACAATGCAGACCTGATCATTACTAACGGTGAAGTGCTGACGATTAACCAAACCATGCAGGTGATTGAAGATGGCGTGGTCGTGGTGAAAGACGACAAAATTATCGCCGTTGGTGAGGCGGATATTGCTGAGCAATACCGCGCGCCAAAAACCATCGATGCTAACGATGGCATTGTGATGCCGGGGATGATTAACACTCATAACCACTTACCGATGATTGCATTTCGTGGTTTAGGTGAAGAAGGCATTGCCAATCGCTTGTTTGCTTACTTCTTCCCGTTGGAAGGTGAGAAGCTAAGCCGTGAGCTTATCTATAATGCGACTAAGCTTGGCACAATCGACTTGGCGCAAAGTGGCGTGACGACTTACGTTGACATGTATTACCACATGGATGAAATGGCAAAAGCGACCAAAGAGGTTGGCTTGCGCGCAGTGTTAGGTCAAACCGTGATTAAGTTCCCTGTAGTAGACAGTAAGCAGCCTTATGGCGGTATTGAGTACGCAGAGAGCTTTATTCAGCAGTACAAAAACGATCCTTTGATCACGCCAGCTTATGCTCCGCATGCGGTGTACACCGTAAGTAAAGATAAGCTGCAAGAGATCAATCGCTTATCTAAGCAACATGATGTGCCAGTGCTGATCCACGTTGCTGAGTTTCCGAATGAAGAGACGCGCATTAAAGAAGCCCACAGCGCAAATTCACCAGTGGAATATTTAGCAGAAATTGGCGCTCTTGATGAGCGTGTGGTGTTGGCTCATGGTATCCATTTCTCTGAAAAAGACATTGAGCTAGTCAAAGCTGCGGATGCAGGCGTTGCTTATAACCCAATGGCGAATGCCAAAGGCGCGACAGGTATGGCGCCAGCGTGGGATATGTACCGTGATGACGTACGTATTGGTTTAGGTACTGATGGACCAATGAGTTCTAACCAAGTCGATTTGTGGCGCACACTGAGCTATGCATCGACCATGCAACGCTTAAAGCATGATGACCGTACTATCATGATCCCAGAGCAAGTGATCGAAATGGCAACCATTGGCGGTGCAAAATCGCTGCATATGGAAGATAAGATCGGTTCACTTGAGGTGGGTAAACAAGCGGATATCATCATCGTTGAAACCCAATCTGCCAACATGATGCCAAACTACGATCCATACGCGACCTTGGTGTTCCAAGCGAACCCAAGTAACGTCGATACCACCATTGTTAACGGTAAAGTGGTGATGGAAAATCGCCAAATGCAGACGGTTACCATGGAAGAGATCCGCCCAGAGATTGATGCGATGGAAGCCGATATCAGCGACTTTGCTAAAGAGCTGGCTAAGAAAGCGATTAAATCGAAGAGCTTGATGGATTGA
- a CDS encoding 4Fe-4S binding protein produces MTVINPSRRALFERFRPTHVESSSGFIRPPQAREELQFLRMCDQCMRCSNACPSNAITQEHGYPVLSGNCDSCYLCVHACPTGALTHSALKAKVDYRCNPKLAQYCKSCSEVCRSKAISVQAGEAAMIDNELCSGCGDCLSACEFFAITLD; encoded by the coding sequence ATGACAGTAATCAACCCATCACGCAGGGCGTTATTTGAACGTTTTCGACCAACGCATGTTGAGTCGTCGAGCGGATTTATTCGCCCTCCGCAAGCGCGAGAAGAGCTACAGTTTTTGCGCATGTGCGATCAATGCATGCGCTGCTCAAACGCTTGCCCAAGCAACGCTATCACCCAAGAGCACGGTTATCCGGTGCTATCCGGAAACTGTGATAGTTGCTACTTGTGCGTGCATGCCTGCCCAACCGGCGCGCTGACGCATTCAGCGCTCAAGGCTAAGGTTGACTACCGTTGCAACCCGAAACTGGCGCAATACTGTAAATCCTGCAGTGAGGTGTGTCGTAGCAAAGCCATTTCGGTACAAGCTGGTGAAGCCGCAATGATTGATAATGAACTATGCTCAGGTTGTGGTGATTGTTTAAGCGCTTGTGAGTTTTTTGCCATAACTCTTGATTGA